One segment of Coffea arabica cultivar ET-39 chromosome 7c, Coffea Arabica ET-39 HiFi, whole genome shotgun sequence DNA contains the following:
- the LOC113697980 gene encoding protein DETOXIFICATION 27-like: MDCLEMPTVNIREMSIIKTTADDETKVPLLLDRSSSLIQTRSRVEEEVHQDQSLARRTWIESKKLWRIVGPAILTRIANFSMFFFSQAFAGHLGDLELAALSIAGTVISGFVFGLMLGMASALETLCGQAYGAKKYNMLGVYLQRSWIVLFLFCILTLPVYILATPVLKLLGQPADIAELAGDLAISLIPVHFSFAFQFPLQRFWQSQLKNNVNAWVNLGAFVIHMTLTWLFVSKLQMGLIAISVTLNISWWLIVFGLLAYTLFGGCPETWTGFTFEAFSGLWEFLKLSMSSGVMLCLENWYYKILVVMTGNLPNAKIAVDALSICMNINAWELMIPLAFFAGTGVRVANELGAGNGKGAKFATIVSVIQSTVIGLFFWLLILFFHNEISYIFTTSQPVLEAVHHLSILLAFTILLNSVQPILSGVAVGSGWQSYVAYINLGCYYLLGVPMGIVMGWVFHFGVLGLWAGMIFGGTAVQTVVLAVITARCDWDQEAEKAGMHVDKWSKGTRI, encoded by the exons ATGGACTGCCTAGAAATGCCTACCGTAAACATCAGAGAAATGTCAATTATTAAAACCACAGCAGATGATGAAACAAAAGTCCCATTACTACTAGACCGTTCATCTTCCCTTATCCAAACAAGAAGCAGAGTAGAAGAAGAAGTACATCAAGATCAAAGTCTTGCACGAAGGACTTGGATTGAATCCAAGAAACTATGGCGAATTGTTGGTCCGGCCATCTTAACCCGCATAGCAAACTTCTCCATGTTCTTTTTTTCCCAAGCTTTTGCCGGCCACCTTGGTGATCTTGAGCTCGCTGCTTTATCCATTGCTGGCACTGTCATTTCCGGCTTCGTTTTTGGCCTCATG cTAGGAATGGCTAGTGCATTGGAAACCCTATGTGGGCAGGCTTATGGGGCAAAGAAATATAACATGTTGGGAGTATACTTGCAAAGATCCTGgattgttctttttctcttctgtATCCTGACCTTACCTGTATACATTTTGGCCACACCAGTATTGAAATTGCTAGGACAACCTGCCGATATTGCTGAGCTAGCTGGAGATTTGGCCATATCACTTATACCGGTTCACTTCAGCTTTGCTTTTCAGTTTCCTCTGCAGAGATTCTGGCAGAGCCAGCTGAAGAATAATGTGAATGCTTGGGTGAATTTGGGTGCTTTCGTGATACACATGACATTGACCTGGCTCTTTGTGTCGAAGCTTCAGATGGGATTGATTGCCATTTCTGTCACACTAAATATATCTTGGTGGCTTATTGTTTTTGGCTTGCTTGCTTATACTTTGTTTGGTGGTTGTCCTGAAACATGGACTGGTTTTACCTTTGAAGCATTTTCTGGTCTTTGGGAATTTCTGAAACTCTCCATGTCTTCTGGCGTCATGTTATG CTTGGAGAATTGGTACTACAAGATATTGGTAGTGATGACTGGAAATTTGCCCAATGCCAAAATAGCGGTGGATGCATTGTCCATCTG CATGAACATCAATGCATGGGAGCTGATGATTCCTCTAGCCTTCTTTGCAGGAACAGG AGTAAGGGTTGCAAATGAATTGGGAGCTGGTAACGGGAAAGGAGCCAAATTTGCAACAATTGTGTCAGTAATACAATCGACAGTGATTGGTCTATTCTTCTGGCTGCTTATTTTGTTCTTCCACAACGAAATATCCTATATATTCACAACCAGCCAACCTGTGCTAGAAGCTGTACACCACCTCTCAATTCTCTTAGCTTTCACCATTCTCCTCAATAGCGTGCAACCCATTCTCTCCG GGGTTGCTGTTGGTTCTGGTTGGCAATCATACGTAGCATACATAAACTTGGGTTGTTACTATCTACTTGGAGTCCCAATGGGAATCGTAATGGGATGGGTTTTTCATTTCGGAGTACTG GGTTTGTGGGCTGgaatgatttttggtggaactGCAGTGCAAACTGTGGTATTGGCCGTCATCACAGCTCGGTGTGATTGGGATCAAGAG GCAGAGAAGGCAGGCATGCATGTAGACAAGTGGTCGAAAGGGACTCGTATCTGA